Below is a window of Stappia sp. DNA.
CTGAATGGTCACGTCGAGGGCGGTCGTCGGCTCGTCGGCGATCAGCAGGGTCGGATCGTTGGCGAGCGCCATGGCGATCATCACGCGCTGGCGCATGCCGCCGGACATCTGATGCGGATAGTCGTCGAGCCGCTTGTCGGCGGCCGGCACCTTGACCCGCTCCAGCATCTCGCGCGCCCGCGCCCTTGCCTCGGCGCGGCTCACCTTGCGATGACGCAGGATCACTTCGCAGATCTGGTCGCCCACCGTGAACACCGGATTGAGCGAGGTCATCGGCTCCTGAAAGATCATGGAAATCCGGTCGCCGCGCATCTCGCTCATGGCCCGCGCGGGCAGCGAGAAGAGATCGCGCCCCTCGAACACCGCCCGACCGGCGACGATTTCGGCCGGGGGCATCGGCAAAAGCCCCATGAGCGACAGCGCGGTGACCGACTTGCCGCAGCCGCTTTCCCCGACGATCGCGAGCGTCTCGCCCGGCGCGACCGAGAAGGACACGCCGTCGACCACATTGGCGCGCGCGCCCTTGAAGCGGATTGCCAGATCCTCGACCCGCAACAGCGCCCGCGCGCCGTCGCCCCGCGACCCCGCCTTATCCGCCATCGTCGGCCTCCTCCGGTTCCCCGACCGGGTGCAGCAGCAGCCGCTCCTGCAGCGCCAGCAGGTGACGCCGCATGGCGCGCTCCGCGCCGACGGGATCGCGCCGTTCGATGGCATCGACCAGATCGGCGTGCTGCGAGCGATAGAGCACCAGCGTGTCGCTGGTTCTCAGCGCCTCGCGCACATGCCGCCAGATCTCGTCCTGACGCACCCGGTCGACCACATCGAACAGCGCCAGGAACAGCGTGTTGCCGGCGGCCTCCGCCACCGCCCGGTGCAGCGCGCCGTCCCACAGCTCGCGGCTGTCCATGTCCTGTGCGGCCTCGACCTTGCGGCTGAGCGCGCGCATGCGCGCCACGTCAGCGGCGCTTGCCCGCACCGCCGCCAGCCGCGCCAGCGCCGGCTCGAGACGCAGGCGCACCTCCATGACCTCGACCATGTTGCTCATTTCCGGCAGCCGCCGAAAATCACCATCGCCGGGCGCGCGCGCCGCCGCCAGAAAGGTGCCGGCACCCTGACGCCGCCAGATCCGCCCCTCCGCCTCCATCACGTCGAGCGCCCGGCGCACGGCCCGGCGGCCGACGCCGATCTCTTCGGACAGCTCGCGCTCGGTCGGCAGCTGGTCGCGCCCCTCGCGCTCGACCTGATCGACGAGAATGCGCAGGCGCTCGAGCGCCAGACTGGAGTTGCGTTGCGACCGGGACGTGACCTCCACGGGGGCGGACCTTTTCTGCACCTTTAACCTTATTGGTTCCATGGTTAGCCGTGTGATCGCGGATGACAAGCCCGAATCCGGTTTTGCCTAAAATTTTCTCAGGAATTTGCCGGGCAATATTGCCATTCATTACCGGAATCCGATCCGTTCCAAAATTTTCGGCCGTCGAGCCAGCGATGGAAATGGCACCAATCCGTGAATGGTCCGATTGTTCGCACCCGTCGCGTCGGATCGTCGCCGCCGTCCGGCGCCGCCCGCCGCGACTTCGGGTTGCCGGAGGTCTCCGCGAAGGTCTATCAATCGCTGCGCGGTGCCGGACACCGCCGCTTTCGGGACCGCCGCATGCCCCCTGCTCCGCCCCCCGCCCCGCCGCCGCCCCCGCTGACGATCGTTGACACGTGTCCCGCCGACCCCGGCGCCTTCGCCGACGCCGCGCGCCGGGCCTTCGGGCGGGACCGGCCGGAGCTGGCGCCCGGTCACTTCGCCTGGAAACACCGGGTCGGCATGCCGCCGCCACGCCTCGTGAGCCTGATGGACGGCGACCGCATCGTCGGCAGCGCGGCCATCGTCCACCGCCGCCTGCGCCAGGGGGACGCGCTCCTTCAGGCCGGCGAGCTGGTCGATCTGTTCCTCGTGCCAGAGCATCGCGGCTTCGCCGCCGTGCGACGGCTCTATGCCGCGCTCGACCGCCGCCTGCGCGACGCCCCGGCGAGCCGGGCGATCTATGCCCTACCCAATCCGAACTCGAAACCGCTGAACGCCCGCTTCCTGAAGCTCGCCGACACGCTGT
It encodes the following:
- a CDS encoding ABC transporter ATP-binding protein — translated: MADKAGSRGDGARALLRVEDLAIRFKGARANVVDGVSFSVAPGETLAIVGESGCGKSVTALSLMGLLPMPPAEIVAGRAVFEGRDLFSLPARAMSEMRGDRISMIFQEPMTSLNPVFTVGDQICEVILRHRKVSRAEARARAREMLERVKVPAADKRLDDYPHQMSGGMRQRVMIAMALANDPTLLIADEPTTALDVTIQAQILDLMRALQDETGAALIMITHDLGVVAEVADRVAVMYAGRVVEDGPVGPVFEDPQHPYTIGLMSSVPSLGPRTGRLATVPGLVPTVDAMPAGCRFAPRCPFAVERCASETPALTPAGAGHGVACLRAPLEETAGGAAA
- a CDS encoding FadR/GntR family transcriptional regulator; amino-acid sequence: MEVTSRSQRNSSLALERLRILVDQVEREGRDQLPTERELSEEIGVGRRAVRRALDVMEAEGRIWRRQGAGTFLAAARAPGDGDFRRLPEMSNMVEVMEVRLRLEPALARLAAVRASAADVARMRALSRKVEAAQDMDSRELWDGALHRAVAEAAGNTLFLALFDVVDRVRQDEIWRHVREALRTSDTLVLYRSQHADLVDAIERRDPVGAERAMRRHLLALQERLLLHPVGEPEEADDGG